The Triticum dicoccoides isolate Atlit2015 ecotype Zavitan chromosome 6A, WEW_v2.0, whole genome shotgun sequence genome has a window encoding:
- the LOC119315257 gene encoding peroxidase P7-like: protein MAAFPSVSAARTRPRPILLLVLAASVVLARGARAQLSAGFYSASCPTVHGAVRQVMSQAVLNDTRTGAAILRLFFHDCFVNGCDASLLLDDTATTPGEKSSGPNAGGSTFGFDVIDNIKTQVEAACPGIVSCADILALAARDSVNLLGGPSWAVPLGRRDATAPDPDGARTLPGPDLDLAALVSAFAARGLTSRDLAALSGAHTVGMARCVQFRTHVYCDANVSPAFASQQRQLCPASGGDASLAPLDPLTPNEFDNGYYRNLMSGAGLLRSDQELFNNGAVDSLVRLYSANPTAFSADFAASMINLGNVSPLTGASGEIRLDCRKVNS, encoded by the exons ATGGCCGCCTTCCCCTCCGTGTCCGCGGCGAGGACGAGGCCGAGACCCATCCTCCTCCTGGTCCTGGCCGCGTCGGTGGTGCTCGCGCGCGGCGCCCGCGCGCAGCTCTCCGCGGGGTTCTACTCGGCGAGCTGCCCCACCGTGCACGGCGCCGTGCGCCAGGTCATGTCGCAGGCCGTCCTGAACGACACCCGCACCGGCGCCGccatcctccgcctcttcttccacgactgcttcgtcaAC GGCTGCGACGCCTCGCTGCTGCTCGACGACACGGCCACCACGCCCGGCGAGAAGAGCTCCGGCCCCAACGCCGGCGGCTCCACCTTCGGCTTCGACGTCATCGACAACATCAAGACGCAGGTCGAGGCCGCCTGCCCCGGgatcgtctcctgcgccgacatccTCGCCCTCGCCGCGCGCGACAGCGTCAACCTG CTGGGCGGGCCGAGCTGGGCGGTGCCCCTGGGGCGGCGCGACGCGACGGCCCCGGACCCGGACGGGGCGAGGACGCTGCCGGGCCCGGACCTGGACCTCGCCGCGCTCGTCTCCGCCTTCGCCGCCAGGGGGCTCACGTCGCGCGACCTGGCCGCGCTCTCGGGCGCGCACACGGTCGGCATGGCGCGCTGCGTGCAGTTCCGCACCCACGTCTACTGCGACGCCAACGTGAGCCCGGCCTTCGCGTCGCAGCAGCGGCAGCTCTGCCCGGCCTCCGGCGGCGACGCCAGCCTCGCGCCGCTCGACCCGCTCACCCCCAACGAGTTCGACAACGGATACTACCGGAACCTCATGTCCGGCGCCGGGCTGCTGCGCTCCGACCAGGAGCTCTTCAACAACGGGGCCGTGGACTCCCTGGTGCGCCTCTACAGCGCCAACCCCACCGCCTTCTCGGCCGACTTCGCCGCCTCCATGATCAACCTCGGCAACGTCAGCCCGCTCACGGGGGCCAGCGGGGAGATCAGGCTGGATTGCAGGAAAGTCAATTCTTga
- the LOC119315256 gene encoding uncharacterized protein LOC119315256, which translates to MSIACCLPVVECVYCLACTRWVWQRCLYTTGYDSETWGLASPGEFEPVPRLCRFILAVYEDDLETPQWAPPGGYGIEPRWVVRRRTPEHTHGRAPTYLLYVDHRHADVVLAVRGMDMAKESDYAVLLDNRIGQAGFDGGYVHNGLLKAAEWVLDAECDALRDLLATNPGYTLTFAGHSLGSGVAAMLALLAVRDRDRLGGVERRRLRCFAMAPPRCMSLNLAVRYADVINSVILQDDFLPRTDIPLEDIIKSLFCLPCLLCGNCLIATCIPESVMLRDPRRLYAPGRLYHIVERKPFRCGRYPPAVRTAVPVDGRFEHIVLSCNAISDHAIIWIEREAQRAVDLMLENERTMKAPENQRMDGETAATRDHIEEQQAALRHAVTLGIADVNLPSTYGTFDENATPEERQASPVLLDSGRRRMVWNEWIARIFEKDESGQMVPRR; encoded by the exons ATGTCCATCGCGTGCTGCTTGCCAGTGGTGGAGTGCGTGTACTGCCTGGCATGCACGCGCTGGGTGTGGCAGCGCTGCCTCTACACCACCGGCTACGACAGCGAGACCTGGGGCCTCGCCTCGCCGGGGGAGTTCGAGCCCGTGCCGCGGCTATGCCGCTTCATCCTAGCCGTCTACGAGGACGATCTCGAGACCCCGCAGTGGGCGCCTCCGGGCGGCTACGGCATCGAGCCCCGGTGGGTGGTGCGGCGGAGGACGCCCGAGCACACCCACGGGCGCGCCCCGACCTACCTGCTGTACGTCGACCACCGGCACGCGGACGTCGTGCTCGCCGTGCGCGGCATGGACATGGCCAAGGAGAGCGACTACGCCGTGCTGCTGGACAACAGGATCGGCCAGGCGGGCTTCGACGGCGGCTACGTGCACAACGGCCTGCTCAAGGCCGCCGAGTGGGTGCTCGACGCCGAGTGCGACGCGCTGCGGGACCTCCTGGCCACCAACCCCGGCTACACGCTCACGTTCGCCGGGCACTCCCTCGGCTCCGGCGTCGCGGCCATGCTGGCTCTGCTGGCGGTGCGCGACCGGGACCGGCTGGGCGgcgtggagaggaggaggctacgGTGCTTCGCCATGGCGCCTCCCAGGTGCATGTCGCTCAATCTGGCTGTCCGTTATGCCGACGTCATTAACTCGGTTATTCTTCAG GATGATTTTCTGCCTCGCACCGACATTCCTCTGGAAGACATTATCAAGTCACTTTTCTG TTTGCCATGCCTTCTGTGTGGGAACTGCCTGATAGCTACATGCATACCTGAAAGTGTCATGTTGAGAGATCCAAGGCGTCTCTACGCACCCGGCCGGCTTTACCACATTGTAGAAAGGAAGCCTTTCAG ATGTGGAAGATATCCGCCTGCCGTTAGAACAGCAGTGCCAGTGGATGGCAGATTCGAGCACATAGTTCTTTCTTGCAACGCAATTTCTGACCATGCCATTATCTGGATAGAAAGGGAAGCCCAAAGAGCAGTGGAT TTGATGCTGGAGAATGAGAGGACCATGAAAGCGccggaaaatcaaaggatggatggCGAAACCGCGGCAACAAGGGATCACATTGAGGAGCAGCAGGCGGCCCTGAGGCATGCTGTCACGCTAGGGATCGCAGATGTTAACCTGCCGTCAACATACGGAACATTCGACGAAAATGCAACTCCGGAGGAGCGCCAGGCATCGCCGGTGCTGCTTGACAGTGGCAGGCGCAGAATGGTTTGGAATGAGTGGATCGCGAGGATATTTGAGAAGGATGAATCCGGGCAAATGGTTCCACGGAGATAG